A window from Prosthecochloris marina encodes these proteins:
- a CDS encoding chloride channel protein, translating into MKSPSKIKGSWSRKVLAILYILFRRSRYFRGTSQKFFKLTLENILIQLNLNQDLPFLFIAVFVGVTTGYVAVIFHDAIKLLSHFFFGGLEVFGTSFITEGYWGLLMPFVPAVGGLLVGLYNAYVVKTRPGHGLASVIKAVAQNEGNLPRRLWLHRTITSVLSIGTGGGGGREAPIAQVGAALGSSVAQVLKFSPDRKRTLLGCGAAAGLAAVFNAPIGGVMFAIEVILGDFSVRTFSPIVIAAVIGTVVSRSYLGNSPTFQVPDYSLVSNTELLFYFVLGVLAGLSAVMFIKVYYRIEETFLKVEKQRNIPAWAMPAIGGLLTGLVCMWLPGLYGYSYEVIDNAVRGTESWLNMVGIYLLKPVVAGFSVGSGGSGGMFAPAMKMGAMLGGMFGNLVHTLFPGITAASGAYALVGMGALTAGIIRAPLTVILILFEVTGEYEIVLPIMFAAVTAALIARLAYSYSMETYVLEKEGVRVGFGIALSVAENISVLDIMRTSYVRFRDVTRAEKIIDVFHNTPESNFLVTTESDEFVGVIRLEEMSILLREGPLTGLIAEDIVKKDIPVLYETSKLDEALKLFELTDYDILPVLSRKSDKLLGVVRQEQAFSYYRKQMNLYGSDLDSDPDK; encoded by the coding sequence ATGAAAAGCCCCTCGAAAATAAAAGGTAGCTGGAGCAGGAAAGTTCTTGCCATCCTGTATATACTGTTTAGAAGAAGCAGATATTTTAGGGGGACATCGCAGAAGTTTTTCAAGCTGACATTGGAAAATATCCTGATTCAGCTCAATCTCAATCAGGATCTGCCTTTTCTGTTTATTGCTGTTTTTGTTGGGGTTACAACCGGTTACGTTGCGGTCATTTTCCATGATGCTATCAAGCTTCTTAGTCACTTTTTTTTCGGTGGACTCGAAGTTTTTGGTACTTCATTTATAACAGAGGGATATTGGGGGCTGTTGATGCCCTTTGTGCCGGCTGTGGGTGGATTGCTTGTCGGGCTTTATAACGCGTATGTCGTCAAAACAAGGCCAGGGCATGGCCTCGCAAGTGTTATAAAAGCAGTTGCACAGAACGAGGGGAATCTTCCTCGGCGGTTGTGGCTCCATCGAACCATAACTTCCGTTCTGAGTATAGGTACGGGTGGTGGTGGTGGACGCGAGGCTCCAATCGCACAGGTTGGTGCGGCTCTTGGGTCTTCTGTCGCTCAGGTGCTTAAATTTTCGCCGGACAGGAAACGAACTCTTCTTGGGTGCGGGGCGGCAGCCGGTCTTGCTGCGGTTTTCAATGCACCGATTGGTGGCGTTATGTTTGCTATCGAGGTGATCCTTGGTGATTTCAGTGTCAGAACCTTTAGCCCGATCGTTATTGCTGCTGTCATAGGCACAGTTGTTTCTCGTAGTTACCTCGGTAATTCACCAACGTTTCAGGTGCCGGATTATAGTCTTGTTTCCAACACGGAACTCCTGTTTTATTTTGTGCTCGGCGTTTTGGCCGGTCTTTCCGCCGTGATGTTCATCAAGGTGTATTATCGAATAGAAGAGACATTTCTGAAAGTCGAAAAACAACGCAACATACCGGCCTGGGCAATGCCTGCAATCGGCGGGCTTTTAACCGGTTTGGTCTGTATGTGGTTACCGGGACTCTACGGTTACAGCTATGAAGTGATCGATAACGCTGTAAGAGGCACCGAGTCATGGCTGAACATGGTTGGCATTTATCTTTTGAAGCCGGTTGTTGCGGGCTTCAGTGTAGGTTCCGGCGGTTCTGGCGGTATGTTTGCCCCTGCAATGAAAATGGGGGCGATGCTGGGGGGTATGTTCGGTAATCTGGTTCATACACTGTTCCCTGGCATAACTGCTGCATCCGGAGCATATGCCCTTGTCGGTATGGGGGCTTTGACCGCAGGCATCATTCGTGCTCCTCTTACGGTAATTCTGATTCTTTTTGAGGTGACAGGGGAGTATGAAATTGTTTTGCCAATCATGTTTGCTGCTGTTACCGCTGCATTGATTGCCCGTCTTGCATATAGCTATTCTATGGAGACCTATGTGCTTGAGAAAGAAGGGGTCCGTGTCGGTTTTGGTATTGCGCTTTCCGTAGCGGAGAATATAAGTGTCCTGGACATCATGCGAACCAGTTATGTCAGGTTTCGTGATGTTACAAGGGCTGAAAAAATTATCGATGTGTTTCACAATACCCCGGAATCGAACTTTCTCGTAACAACAGAGAGCGATGAGTTCGTCGGGGTTATAAGGCTCGAGGAAATGAGCATTTTGCTCAGAGAGGGACCGTTGACCGGTCTTATTGCCGAAGATATTGTGAAAAAAGATATTCCCGTCCTATATGAAACTTCAAAACTGGACGAAGCACTGAAGCTTTTTGAGCTGACAGATTATGATATTCTTCCGGTGCTGTCACGTAAATCGGATAAACTGCTTGGCGTTGTGCGTCAGGAGCAGGCATTTTCCTACTATCGTAAGCAGATGAATCTTTATGGCTCTGATCTTGATTCCGATCCTGACAAGTAG
- a CDS encoding DUF2934 domain-containing protein produces the protein MTAENHETVRIAAYYRWEQRGGIHGFDVEDWLQAEKEMTN, from the coding sequence ATGACAGCAGAAAATCATGAAACTGTCAGAATCGCCGCCTATTACCGCTGGGAACAACGAGGAGGAATCCATGGTTTTGATGTTGAAGACTGGCTACAGGCTGAAAAAGAAATGACCAATTAA
- a CDS encoding PASTA domain-containing protein, producing MKKVLVVVVLLVAGYVVMDKFIMISYTRQGQSVFVPNVEKMSYNKALGALKSAGLTGKKSYNVRYLPDIDSNTVIVQRPVAGSEVKPGRTVYLVLNKREKPRFSIPDFYGRPLDEVRQILDRFDVAITGVQVQSVYDPAEDGKVLSQSVAPKTVVSSGSSISLIVGKAEVVETVQKIPVPDVLGMSLKQARTVIVENGFNTGNVSYEYSSLLVPYTVINQKPAVNALAEPGKVVDLTVVVDDE from the coding sequence ATGAAGAAAGTTCTTGTGGTTGTTGTTCTGCTTGTTGCAGGATACGTTGTGATGGATAAATTCATAATGATTTCATATACCCGTCAGGGGCAGAGTGTATTTGTGCCGAATGTAGAAAAGATGAGCTATAATAAAGCTCTCGGTGCTTTAAAGTCTGCCGGGCTTACTGGGAAGAAAAGTTATAACGTGCGTTACTTGCCTGATATCGATTCAAACACCGTCATTGTTCAGCGACCCGTTGCAGGGTCTGAGGTAAAGCCGGGAAGAACGGTTTATCTGGTACTGAACAAACGGGAAAAGCCGAGGTTTTCAATACCTGATTTTTATGGGAGGCCACTTGATGAAGTGCGCCAGATTCTTGATCGTTTTGATGTCGCTATAACAGGAGTGCAGGTGCAGTCGGTCTATGATCCTGCGGAAGACGGTAAGGTACTGAGTCAGTCGGTAGCGCCTAAAACCGTTGTTTCCTCGGGGTCTTCCATTTCATTGATCGTGGGAAAGGCAGAAGTGGTGGAGACTGTTCAGAAGATTCCTGTTCCGGATGTTTTGGGAATGTCACTCAAACAGGCAAGAACGGTTATAGTTGAAAACGGCTTCAATACCGGCAATGTTTCATATGAGTATTCGTCGCTTCTTGTACCTTATACGGTGATTAATCAGAAACCGGCGGTGAATGCTCTCGCCGAGCCGGGTAAAGTTGTTGATCTCACTGTGGTTGTTGATGATGAGTAA
- a CDS encoding polyprenyl synthetase family protein, with the protein MNLQEVVFPVTEELNAFRQKYKTALNTDNSLVDKVVRYILKQQGKQIRPLLVMLGAKVCGGVQEKSYRAAIMVELLHSATLIHDDVVDGAEMRRGLLSINALWKNKISVLIGDYMLSKGLLFSLDNKDYLFLHMVSDAVRRMSEGEILQIQKTRSLDITEADYLRVISDKTASLLATASAMGAASTTDDEEKIEALKSYGEYLGLAFQIRDDLLDYTGDSKKTGKQLGIDIKDKKITLPLIYALRNADRAEQKMIKSILKSSKKRTMRSREVIAFVKEKGGLDYAAEVAEGFADKSLAAIESVEEGDAKRSLRLLVDFVMKRQN; encoded by the coding sequence GTGAATTTACAAGAAGTTGTTTTTCCTGTGACCGAAGAGCTGAACGCTTTTCGGCAAAAATACAAAACAGCACTGAATACGGACAACAGTCTCGTTGACAAAGTTGTTCGTTACATATTGAAGCAGCAAGGGAAACAGATTCGCCCTCTGTTGGTTATGCTTGGGGCAAAAGTTTGCGGTGGAGTGCAAGAGAAGAGCTACCGGGCAGCTATTATGGTGGAGTTATTGCATTCTGCAACACTGATTCATGACGATGTTGTTGATGGTGCTGAAATGCGAAGAGGACTGCTCTCGATCAATGCCCTGTGGAAAAATAAAATTTCCGTGTTGATTGGTGACTATATGCTTTCAAAGGGACTCCTTTTTTCGCTCGATAACAAAGATTATCTCTTTCTGCATATGGTTTCGGATGCTGTTCGACGCATGAGCGAAGGTGAAATACTACAGATTCAGAAAACGAGAAGTCTTGATATAACCGAAGCCGATTATCTGAGGGTTATATCGGATAAAACAGCTTCTCTCCTTGCAACGGCAAGTGCTATGGGAGCTGCAAGCACTACGGACGATGAAGAGAAAATCGAAGCGCTGAAGAGTTACGGAGAGTACCTTGGACTTGCATTCCAGATTCGTGATGATTTGCTCGACTATACTGGTGATTCAAAAAAGACAGGTAAACAGCTGGGGATCGATATTAAAGACAAGAAAATTACATTGCCGCTGATATATGCTCTTCGTAACGCTGATCGTGCTGAGCAGAAAATGATAAAAAGCATACTGAAGAGTTCGAAAAAGAGAACTATGAGAAGTCGTGAGGTTATAGCGTTTGTCAAAGAGAAGGGCGGACTGGATTATGCGGCGGAAGTGGCCGAGGGTTTTGCCGACAAATCACTGGCTGCGATAGAAAGTGTGGAAGAAGGTGATGCAAAACGTTCTCTCAGGCTGCTTGTTGATTTTGTTATGAAACGTCAGAATTAA
- the tatC gene encoding twin-arginine translocase subunit TatC has product MSNETESSKSKSPASQLMDAEIEARERDLAEHEHEEDDSSGITEMNFIEHLDELRSRLIKSGIVLIVVMALCALFSDTLVNQVLIAPLKNSSDTVVLQNLVPYGQISLYLQVIFFSGFILSFPYLVHQIWQFVLPGLKQKERAATRFIISFISLSFFAGIAFGYFIFMPISLKFFARFGTPLIENNIAVQDYVSFFIGALLTTGIVFELPFISYILSKIGLLTPAFMRFYRKHAIVTLLILAAVVTPSTDIVTQLVIAIPMILLYELSIGISGYVNRKNDALASAPKVTSK; this is encoded by the coding sequence ATGAGCAATGAAACAGAATCCTCAAAATCCAAATCACCTGCTTCGCAGCTGATGGATGCTGAAATTGAAGCAAGAGAGCGTGATCTTGCCGAACACGAGCATGAAGAGGATGACAGTTCCGGTATTACAGAAATGAATTTTATCGAGCATCTCGATGAACTGCGCAGCCGACTCATCAAGAGTGGAATTGTGCTTATCGTGGTAATGGCTCTCTGTGCACTTTTTTCGGACACGCTTGTCAATCAGGTTCTTATTGCGCCATTAAAGAACAGTAGTGACACCGTTGTTTTGCAAAACCTCGTGCCGTACGGACAAATTTCTCTGTATCTCCAAGTAATATTTTTTTCGGGTTTCATACTTTCTTTCCCTTATCTCGTCCACCAGATCTGGCAATTCGTGTTACCCGGATTGAAGCAAAAAGAGAGAGCTGCAACACGTTTTATCATTTCCTTCATTTCGCTTTCATTTTTTGCAGGCATCGCCTTCGGGTACTTCATTTTCATGCCGATCTCACTCAAGTTTTTTGCCAGATTCGGAACCCCTCTTATCGAAAACAACATCGCTGTTCAAGACTACGTCAGCTTCTTCATTGGAGCACTTCTCACGACAGGCATTGTCTTCGAACTGCCGTTCATCTCATATATTCTTTCCAAGATAGGACTGCTGACTCCCGCCTTCATGCGCTTCTACCGCAAGCATGCCATTGTCACACTTTTAATCCTTGCCGCCGTCGTCACCCCCTCTACCGATATCGTTACACAGCTTGTCATTGCGATACCGATGATCCTGCTCTACGAACTCAGTATTGGTATTTCAGGCTATGTGAACCGGAAAAACGATGCTTTGGCGAGTGCACCGAAAGTCACCTCAAAATAA
- the coaE gene encoding dephospho-CoA kinase (Dephospho-CoA kinase (CoaE) performs the final step in coenzyme A biosynthesis.): MIVEAKTVQRAPLLVGITGGLGCGKSSVSSIFAEMGCAVFEADKVAKELQLEDPEIVAGIKKLFGDEVYFLDKAGELALDRRHIARKVFVDSSLLGQLNELIHPKVFKAFQRAVQKASRSGVKILVKEAAILLESGGDKGLDMVVVVVADLDKRVDRAMKKGMGTREEIMHRIRSQWPQTKLVERADFVIENNGSLKELERAVHELYHKIMSQAELS, from the coding sequence ATGATCGTTGAAGCAAAGACAGTGCAGCGTGCTCCTTTGCTTGTCGGTATAACGGGAGGGCTTGGTTGTGGAAAAAGCAGTGTGAGCAGTATATTTGCCGAAATGGGGTGTGCTGTTTTTGAGGCTGACAAGGTTGCCAAAGAGCTTCAGCTTGAAGATCCGGAAATAGTTGCAGGGATAAAAAAGCTTTTCGGTGACGAGGTGTATTTTCTGGATAAAGCCGGAGAGTTGGCATTGGACAGACGGCATATCGCCCGGAAGGTTTTTGTTGATTCCTCTTTGTTAGGGCAGTTGAACGAATTGATTCATCCGAAAGTTTTCAAGGCTTTTCAGCGTGCAGTTCAAAAGGCTTCGAGGTCAGGGGTGAAAATACTTGTAAAAGAAGCGGCGATCCTGCTCGAGTCTGGTGGCGATAAAGGGTTGGATATGGTAGTGGTTGTTGTGGCTGATCTCGATAAAAGGGTGGATCGCGCGATGAAGAAAGGAATGGGAACCCGTGAAGAAATCATGCATCGTATTCGGTCTCAGTGGCCCCAGACAAAGCTGGTCGAGCGGGCTGATTTTGTGATAGAAAACAATGGTTCGTTAAAGGAACTTGAAAGAGCTGTTCATGAACTTTATCACAAGATCATGAGCCAGGCCGAATTGAGCTGA
- a CDS encoding superoxide dismutase — protein MAYTQPALPYAENALEPHISANTISFHYGKHHATYVKKFNDMVAGTAHDDQSIEDVFIAVVNDPEKTGVFNNGAQAWNHSFYWNSLSPNGGGKPSGEIADKIDADFGGYDSFKAEFANAAATQFGSGWAWLALDNGQLKIVKTPNAQNPLTSGMHPILTIDVWEHAYYLDYQNRRPDYITAFIDELLNWDFASQNFLNAQV, from the coding sequence ATGGCATACACACAACCGGCGCTACCCTATGCTGAAAATGCTCTTGAACCCCACATCTCAGCTAACACCATAAGCTTTCATTACGGTAAACATCATGCGACCTATGTAAAAAAATTCAACGACATGGTAGCTGGCACCGCCCATGACGATCAAAGCATAGAAGATGTTTTCATCGCAGTAGTCAACGATCCGGAAAAAACCGGAGTGTTCAACAATGGTGCACAAGCATGGAACCACTCTTTTTACTGGAACAGTCTCTCTCCGAACGGAGGGGGAAAACCGTCCGGGGAAATAGCGGATAAAATCGATGCTGATTTCGGCGGCTACGATTCATTCAAAGCAGAATTTGCCAATGCCGCTGCAACACAATTCGGCAGTGGATGGGCATGGCTCGCTCTTGACAACGGACAGCTGAAAATCGTTAAAACCCCCAATGCACAAAATCCTCTGACAAGCGGTATGCATCCGATCCTGACCATTGACGTCTGGGAACATGCATACTATCTCGATTATCAAAACCGTCGCCCTGACTATATAACAGCTTTCATCGACGAGTTATTGAACTGGGACTTCGCTTCACAGAACTTCCTCAACGCTCAGGTGTAA
- a CDS encoding DUF4292 domain-containing protein, giving the protein MKQAFRGFLYVFFVFFAAGCADFRTVTIEEWPTESVELSEDLAELYRDVSEASKVVAAIDGYADIWIRTPKRGEHLYCTVQLERSKDTRIIVSAGVVGWPVADMLFRPDSLFVHDMLNNRLLVGRNHPDNLEKILGLGAGYEFLSDVLAGVVAVDEPVQSIERVYKGAGKVSFVVVVEGGKKELLVNPLTRNIEGLLFIDSRGRKQVEVHFRQFSPYALEGKTVNLPGEIDVMMFNPGVDGNGKHELVIAYDERVVNPADLDIQFKMPEKVKIIDLDRVVQLPWM; this is encoded by the coding sequence ATGAAACAAGCCTTTAGAGGGTTCCTGTACGTTTTTTTTGTGTTTTTTGCCGCAGGGTGTGCGGATTTCAGAACAGTTACAATTGAAGAGTGGCCTACAGAAAGCGTTGAGCTTAGCGAGGATCTCGCAGAGCTTTATCGTGATGTTTCGGAGGCGTCCAAAGTGGTGGCTGCCATCGATGGGTATGCCGATATCTGGATCAGGACACCGAAAAGAGGGGAGCACTTATACTGTACCGTACAGCTTGAACGATCAAAAGACACGCGCATAATAGTCAGTGCGGGAGTTGTTGGGTGGCCGGTGGCCGATATGCTGTTTCGGCCTGATTCCCTCTTTGTTCACGATATGCTGAACAACCGGCTTCTTGTAGGAAGAAACCATCCTGATAATCTTGAGAAAATTCTTGGATTGGGGGCTGGTTATGAGTTTCTGTCTGATGTTCTGGCCGGTGTAGTGGCTGTCGACGAGCCTGTTCAGTCAATAGAAAGGGTTTATAAAGGAGCGGGAAAAGTTAGTTTTGTCGTTGTTGTAGAAGGTGGAAAAAAAGAGTTGCTGGTAAATCCATTGACACGAAATATCGAAGGATTGCTTTTTATCGACTCTCGTGGTCGAAAACAGGTGGAAGTGCACTTCAGGCAGTTCTCGCCATATGCTCTCGAAGGCAAGACGGTCAACCTTCCAGGTGAAATTGATGTCATGATGTTCAATCCTGGTGTGGATGGCAACGGAAAGCATGAGCTGGTCATCGCATACGATGAGCGTGTCGTCAATCCAGCCGATCTCGATATTCAGTTCAAGATGCCGGAAAAAGTGAAAATTATCGATCTGGACAGGGTTGTTCAACTTCCCTGGATGTAG
- a CDS encoding class I SAM-dependent rRNA methyltransferase, whose amino-acid sequence MDSLYLKPKEHRRLFKGHLWSFSNELQSLPKDITAGETVKLYTHDNKFVGTGFYNPHSLIAFRLLSRTGEIPNGDFFRKKILNALDLRKKLYPESDTNAFRLIHGESDGLPGLVVDCFNKAIAVQAFSAGMDRHLPLICDVLLDLFQPSSVVVRNESVLRELEGLPLYKKIVHGTSADAVQTIHDTGLQYLINLLEGHKTGFFLDQRDNRRIVRKIAHGAETLDVFTSDGGFGLNALFGGAKSATMVDISTDALQRAEENAILNKLSNYALIKGDAFDVLTQLVEEKKSYDLVILDPPSFTKSRKNLPSALHAYKKLNKLGLQLVRNGGFLATASCSHHVSEEDFLGVIRQASFTQKKQLRQVFRNTQPADHPILLSMPETHYLKFACFYVNEM is encoded by the coding sequence ATGGACTCTCTGTACCTCAAACCGAAAGAACATCGCAGGCTGTTCAAGGGCCATCTCTGGTCATTCAGTAACGAACTGCAATCACTCCCGAAAGATATTACTGCAGGAGAAACCGTCAAACTCTATACTCACGACAACAAGTTCGTGGGCACAGGGTTCTACAATCCTCATTCCCTTATTGCCTTCCGGTTGCTGTCAAGGACAGGAGAGATTCCAAACGGCGATTTTTTCAGAAAAAAAATCCTCAATGCCCTTGACCTGAGAAAGAAACTCTACCCCGAGTCCGATACAAACGCTTTCAGACTCATACATGGCGAGTCCGATGGTCTCCCAGGTCTGGTTGTCGATTGTTTCAACAAAGCCATCGCTGTGCAGGCATTTTCGGCCGGCATGGATCGTCATCTGCCGCTTATCTGCGATGTCCTTCTCGACCTTTTTCAACCATCTTCTGTCGTTGTTCGAAACGAATCCGTTCTCCGGGAACTCGAAGGGCTTCCCTTGTATAAAAAAATCGTGCATGGCACTTCTGCAGATGCTGTTCAGACCATCCATGACACCGGGCTGCAGTACCTCATCAATCTTCTGGAGGGACACAAAACCGGCTTTTTCCTCGACCAGAGGGACAACAGGCGCATCGTCCGTAAAATCGCTCACGGAGCGGAAACTCTCGATGTGTTTACCAGTGACGGAGGATTCGGACTGAATGCACTTTTTGGAGGAGCCAAATCCGCCACCATGGTCGATATATCTACCGATGCGTTACAACGTGCAGAAGAAAATGCCATCCTGAACAAGCTCTCGAACTACGCACTGATTAAAGGAGATGCTTTTGACGTTCTAACCCAGCTGGTTGAGGAAAAAAAGTCTTACGACCTGGTTATTCTCGATCCGCCAAGTTTTACAAAAAGCCGCAAGAACCTGCCATCAGCACTGCATGCATATAAAAAGCTCAACAAACTCGGGCTTCAGCTCGTCAGAAACGGCGGCTTTCTTGCAACCGCCTCATGCTCGCACCATGTTTCAGAAGAGGACTTTCTTGGAGTCATTCGTCAAGCCTCGTTCACACAAAAAAAACAGTTACGCCAGGTCTTCAGAAATACCCAACCCGCAGATCACCCTATACTGCTCTCCATGCCCGAGACTCATTACCTCAAGTTCGCCTGCTTCTATGTCAACGAGATGTGA
- a CDS encoding 5' nucleotidase, NT5C type produces MGKPEKSKPVIGVDLDGVCADFYGRMREIAAEWFELSVDELTTDVSYGLKEWGISGKKQYESLHRYALNQRGLFKTMPMIVGARKYLRKLSDEGFHIRIITHRLFLHYSHASAVEQTISWLDGHGIPYWDLCFMKEKSEVGADIYVEDTPDNIEQLRKKGLYTICFANSTNKAITEPRASSWKEVYELVHSFSEKSSA; encoded by the coding sequence ATGGGAAAACCTGAAAAAAGTAAGCCAGTCATCGGGGTGGACCTCGATGGGGTCTGTGCTGATTTTTATGGGCGAATGCGGGAGATTGCCGCAGAATGGTTCGAACTTTCCGTTGACGAGTTGACAACTGATGTTTCTTATGGGTTGAAGGAGTGGGGTATTTCAGGGAAAAAGCAATACGAGAGCCTGCATCGGTACGCGTTGAACCAGAGGGGACTTTTCAAGACCATGCCCATGATTGTCGGAGCGAGAAAATACCTGAGAAAGTTATCCGATGAGGGGTTCCATATCAGAATTATCACTCACCGGCTGTTCCTCCACTATTCGCATGCTTCAGCTGTGGAGCAGACTATTTCATGGCTTGATGGTCATGGCATTCCTTACTGGGACCTTTGTTTCATGAAGGAGAAGTCGGAAGTTGGTGCTGATATCTATGTTGAGGACACGCCGGATAATATCGAACAGTTGCGGAAAAAAGGTCTCTACACCATTTGTTTTGCCAACAGTACCAACAAGGCTATAACCGAACCACGCGCGTCTTCATGGAAAGAGGTGTATGAATTGGTGCACTCTTTTTCTGAAAAATCTTCTGCATGA
- the trxA gene encoding thioredoxin, giving the protein MQENTFDFSRDVIGKSKDIPVLVDFWAEWCGPCRMLGPVLESVAAKHAGECILVKINTEEHPDVAREYGIMSIPAVKLFIDGAVVDEFVGALPEGQIEQWLRKSLPGKYADRLKEAELLTMKGDEAAAVSIFEEILENEPGNVRAASMLMKLKIFPAPEQAADLVDRLEGDFDYAELVGAARTLIALLMKKADDFPEDGIRNHYLKAINELREQEFDAALDDFIEVIRENRYYDDDGARKACIAIFKYLGEDHPVTLKHRRVFDRALY; this is encoded by the coding sequence ATGCAAGAAAATACGTTTGATTTTAGCCGTGATGTTATAGGGAAGAGTAAGGATATTCCGGTTCTCGTTGATTTTTGGGCGGAATGGTGTGGGCCTTGCAGAATGCTCGGGCCGGTGCTTGAAAGCGTTGCAGCAAAACATGCTGGAGAATGTATCCTTGTAAAAATCAATACCGAAGAACATCCGGACGTGGCACGTGAGTACGGTATCATGAGTATTCCCGCTGTAAAGCTCTTTATTGATGGTGCGGTTGTTGATGAATTTGTCGGGGCTTTGCCTGAGGGGCAGATAGAGCAGTGGTTGAGGAAGTCACTTCCGGGAAAATATGCCGATCGGCTCAAGGAAGCTGAGCTGCTTACCATGAAGGGAGATGAAGCTGCTGCAGTTTCAATTTTCGAGGAGATACTTGAAAATGAACCTGGAAATGTACGTGCAGCATCGATGCTTATGAAACTGAAAATTTTCCCTGCACCCGAGCAGGCAGCTGACCTTGTTGACAGACTTGAGGGTGATTTCGATTATGCAGAGCTCGTTGGTGCTGCAAGAACGCTCATTGCTCTTTTAATGAAAAAGGCCGATGATTTTCCGGAAGACGGCATCCGGAATCATTATCTTAAAGCGATAAATGAGTTGAGGGAACAGGAATTCGACGCAGCTCTTGACGATTTCATCGAGGTAATCAGAGAAAACCGTTATTACGATGACGACGGTGCCCGTAAAGCATGCATTGCAATCTTCAAGTATCTTGGTGAAGACCATCCGGTTACGTTGAAACATCGGAGAGTCTTCGATAGAGCACTTTATTAG
- a CDS encoding ABC transporter ATP-binding protein has product MITLENLHVSIQGNPVLEGINLSIDDGETVILFGPNGSGKTTLLYTIMGIGNYDVTEGRILFDGEDITNLPVHKRARKGIGMSMQRPPSIHGLKTRGLVKMCAGERKIDIDTLAKKVNLETFLDRDINLGFSGGEIKRSEILQLMAQQPDLLLFDEPESGVDVENMDLIGNMIRELLEGTSEPDAEHTMHELMHERKTSGLIITHTGYILDYIAADRGHVLYDGHLCCADNPKRILDHLKKYGYKECIRCLS; this is encoded by the coding sequence ATGATTACTCTTGAAAATCTTCATGTTTCCATCCAGGGCAATCCTGTACTCGAGGGCATCAATCTATCGATAGATGATGGAGAAACCGTTATTCTTTTCGGGCCGAACGGTTCAGGCAAAACCACCCTTTTGTACACCATCATGGGAATAGGTAACTACGATGTTACCGAAGGCCGAATCCTCTTCGACGGTGAAGACATTACAAACCTTCCGGTTCATAAACGTGCAAGAAAGGGAATCGGCATGTCGATGCAACGTCCTCCGTCAATCCATGGCCTGAAAACAAGGGGACTCGTCAAAATGTGCGCAGGGGAAAGAAAGATTGACATCGATACTCTGGCAAAAAAAGTCAACCTTGAAACTTTTCTGGACAGGGACATCAATCTGGGCTTTTCCGGCGGGGAGATCAAACGTTCAGAAATCCTTCAATTGATGGCCCAGCAACCCGACCTCTTGCTGTTCGATGAGCCGGAGTCAGGCGTCGATGTGGAAAACATGGACCTGATAGGCAACATGATCAGGGAGCTCCTGGAAGGAACCTCTGAACCGGATGCAGAGCATACCATGCATGAACTCATGCATGAACGGAAAACATCCGGCCTGATCATCACACATACCGGCTATATTCTTGACTATATTGCTGCTGACCGCGGCCACGTTCTTTATGACGGCCACCTTTGCTGTGCCGACAATCCGAAACGAATTCTGGATCACTTGAAAAAATACGGCTATAAAGAATGTATCAGATGTCTCAGCTGA